The genomic DNA AACGCACCCAGAACGCGTCGCCAGTCGGGGAATCAAAAAGGCAGATTCGCTTCAGCCCGCAACGTCTGGCTGCACACAGGGCCAAGCTTGACCTCTCGGCAAAGGACTACGCCACCTTGGTGGGAGTCAGTGCATTGAGCATCTATAAATGGGAGAGCGGCAGCACCCGCCCGCGGGCGGCACAACTTCCCGCGATCGCAGAGGTCCGCAAGCTGGGAGCCCGTGAAGCACACGCTCGGCTCGCCGGAGCCTGATCCGCGACGAACACCGCTAGGGGACGACCGCGACAGGCGCTGCGGGTTTGGGAGCCTTCCGGGAACGGAGGGCCTTGAAGCCGCGATCACGGGCCATGAACGACTGCAACATGTGAGGAATCAGAGTCGCAGCGTCCACCGCTTCGCCATGCACGCGACTGTGCGCGGCCGCATAGTCATCAAGGCAGGTCTTAAGTTCCGAAGGCAGGCTGACGGTCAGCTTGATGCTCTCGTTGCGAGGCAGCGGCCCCAGCCTCAGCCTGTGTGGACTGCTACTCATTGACTCGACCCCCGCACGAAGAAAAGTGGCTGATAGGGACGCAGGATTAGGTCCTTGCTCACCATGACCCGGACCGGAAACCCGGGGCGCGCCGTCAGCGTCGGCTGGACGTTCAGGTTCCGCTTCGTGAGCTCCTGGCCGATCTGGTTCACCGTGTCTTGCGCGCTTTCGCGCGCAGCAATGATCACTTGATTTCCGTCTGTCCGGGTCTGCGGTGCGGCCAGCTCAGCGCCCACGCCAAGCAGCGTGGAGAGCGCCGCACCTGCAAGGATTCGGCCCCAGTGCCAATCCACACCGTCCTCCAGCCCCGCATAGCCTGCGGGATCCACACCAGGCAGTTTGTCAAGGGCTATCGAAGAAGCGTCCGGCAGGATCAAGCGCGTCCAGACCAGCAGAATTCGCCTCTGACCAAACGCCACTTGGCTGTCATACCGCCCAATCAATCGTGTGCCCTGCGGAATCAGCAGATGGCGGCCCGTGGCGGTGTCGTAGACCGCTTCGGACACGTTGGCGATCACTTGCCCAGGCAGGTCGGAGTTAATCCCCGTCACCAGCGCCGCAGGGATGATAGTGCCTGCCATCACCTGATACGGCGACGCCGGCAACTGCAAGCTACCGAGATTGCGCGTCGAGGTGTCGCCTGCCTTCGCGATGAACGCCTCCTTCTGATCCTGCCGATTTTGCGCGGCCGTCGGATCGGAGGGCTGAGCTGCGGCGGCAGCGGTTCCCATCGGATTGAATGACTGATTGCCCGAAGTCGATGCCGAAGAGTCAACAGCGGCCGGCGCGGCGCTCGGCTTTGCTCCGCCGCTGCTTGGACCGCTTCGGAAAAACACTGAAGACCGCGCCGCCTCTTCAGCAGCAAGGCGCTCAGCCTGCGCCGGATCGACGCCGCCGCTCGGCGAGCGCGCCTCCATCGGCT from Variovorax sp. PBL-E5 includes the following:
- a CDS encoding helix-turn-helix domain-containing protein — encoded protein: MPNIASVLKTEIARISRRESRSELDSLRKATAQHRSAIAALKRQVVELEKRLKQSSRAQRTQNASPVGESKRQIRFSPQRLAAHRAKLDLSAKDYATLVGVSALSIYKWESGSTRPRAAQLPAIAEVRKLGAREAHARLAGA
- a CDS encoding TrbI/VirB10 family protein — translated: MSMSTSPEATPAAAPKVEPESVALRASPRPVTRLNRRMLMVGAGALAAAVLGGTLWSLQSIKRQRNPATELYNVDRVARAENLDQLPKDYAGLAPVPKHAPPVLGEPLPGDLGPAIVKSQQPMEARSPSGGVDPAQAERLAAEEAARSSVFFRSGPSSGGAKPSAAPAAVDSSASTSGNQSFNPMGTAAAAAQPSDPTAAQNRQDQKEAFIAKAGDTSTRNLGSLQLPASPYQVMAGTIIPAALVTGINSDLPGQVIANVSEAVYDTATGRHLLIPQGTRLIGRYDSQVAFGQRRILLVWTRLILPDASSIALDKLPGVDPAGYAGLEDGVDWHWGRILAGAALSTLLGVGAELAAPQTRTDGNQVIIAARESAQDTVNQIGQELTKRNLNVQPTLTARPGFPVRVMVSKDLILRPYQPLFFVRGSSQ
- a CDS encoding DUF2274 domain-containing protein; the protein is MSSSPHRLRLGPLPRNESIKLTVSLPSELKTCLDDYAAAHSRVHGEAVDAATLIPHMLQSFMARDRGFKALRSRKAPKPAAPVAVVP